A genome region from Gopherus flavomarginatus isolate rGopFla2 chromosome 9, rGopFla2.mat.asm, whole genome shotgun sequence includes the following:
- the ATOSA gene encoding atos homolog protein A isoform X1, giving the protein MVCSGNKGLHREDPLDEYFEYEAEEFLVSLALLITEGRTPEFSVKGRTEGFHCPPAQSSQPLTSKHECTDKLAQCRQARRTRSEVMLLWKNNIPIMIEVMLLPDCCYSDEGPTTEGSDLNDPAIKQDALLLERWILEPVPRQNGDRFIEEKTLLLAVRSFVFFSQLSAWLSVSHGAVPRNILYRVSAADVDLQWTFSQTPTEHVFPVPNVSHNVALKVSVQSLPRQSNYPVLTCSIHTSLGFYEKGIQEHNVHQHCDSIEREQCSVSSSQRSCGKQTWTLIPEGLLNAKISSEFSTSVRNIKLYPATGLGSAFGTSQSKVQCYNAMGDDKTQPHETSVRTFKSFSLVDPQVPNSHCSHQRIGETTPLIGSLLQERQEVIARIAQHLIHCDPSTSLVTGCPFSMHETSSVTSKVFWNTYEDENLLKKGKETSSVSTANTDIMLSEDCSEDKTRAIPENPLVDSHVPMNHCSRQSLGETNPLIGSLLLERQEAIARIAQHLIHCDPATSHITGHPVNVHESSSITSKVFLSSYEDENLLKKGKETSSISFSKSDVTIEDSSKVKTRTPDTPLTSYRLDGELKASPKPEARRKFILAKSSEVVQNTFQQTPNKTTSSFISISISCSKENKSELPGKREAVLSGCPHKDQMTKKDIGKQCSYFNTTDEQICKNKLKERTITSENSNGDCLINPQLDKSKIFEGTKKATLMQASNILHKSELKCLDKDSKKTNICEQNTQLVSIENYLNKDYDSFKCKNKQDKLKTAHDENEDPTDYEFQSNSQKKSVEDYLARCERLKNADVLRMPPLKHSSIWRKNNFHSVDGTVTKAFHPRTGLPLLSSPVPQRKTQSGCFDLDSSLLRLKCLSIRSPQQGINTDSDPEGHGKPFLSSSAPPITSLSLLGNFEESVLNYRLDPLGIVDGFTAEVGASGVFCPTHMTLPVEVSFYSVSDDNAPSPYMGVITLESLGKRGYRVPPSGTIQVTLFNPNKTVVKMFVVIYDLREMPANHQTFLRQRTFSIPVRREVKRSINKENIRQTEERLLRYLIHLRFQSSKSGKIYLHRDVRLLFSRKSMEVDSGAAYELKSYTESPTNPQFSPRC; this is encoded by the exons ATCCTTTAGACGAATACTTTGAATATGAAGCTGAGGAATTCCTGGTCTCCTTGGCCTTATTGATTACTGAAGGTCGAACACCAGAATTTTCTGTAAAGGGTAGAACAGAGGGTTTCCATTGCCCTCCAGCACAGTCAAGTCAGCCATTAACATCTAAGCATGAGTGCACTGACAAATTGGCCCAG tgtcgTCAAGCCAGACGAACCAGGTCTGAGGTTATGCTGCTGtggaaaaataatattcctatcATGATAGAAGTGATGCTACTTCCAGACTGTTGCTATAGTGATGAAGGGCCCACCACAGAAGGGAGTGATTTAAATGATCCTGCAATCAAACAAGATGCATTGCTCTTAGAAAGGTGGATTTTGGAGCCAGTTCCCCGACA aaatGGAGATCGCTTTATTGAAGAGAAGACCCTCTTATTGGCTGTCcgctcttttgttttcttttctcagttGAGCGCTTGGCTGAGTGTTTCACATGGTGCTGTTCCTCGTAATATTCTGTACAG AGTAAGTGCTGCAGATGTGGACCTGCAATGGACTTTTTCCCAGACACCAACTGAACATGTGTTTCCTGTTCCTAATGTTTCTCACAATGTGGCCTTGAAAGTCAGTGTCCAGTCCTTGCCTAGACAATCTAACTATCCGGTTTTGACCTGTAGTATTCACACCAGCCTGGGCTTCTATGAAAAGGGAATACAAGAACATAATGTACATCAGCACTGTGATTCCATTGAGAGAGAGCAGTGCAGTGTGTCCAGTTCACAGCGTTCATGTGGAAAACAAACGTGGACATTGATTCCTGAGGGCTTGCTTAATGCAAAAATATCCTCTGAATTTTCTACATCGGTGAGAAACATAAAACTTTATCCAGCAACTGGTCTTGGGTCTGCCTTTGGGACATCACAGTCTAAAGTTCAGTGCTATAATGCTATGGGGGACGACAAGACACAGCCACATGAAACATCAGTCAGAACTTTTAAATCCTTTTCTTTGGTTGATCCCCAAGTTCCAAATAGTCACTGTTCCCATCAGCGCATAGGAGAGACTACTCCTTTGATAGGTTCTTTACTTCAGGAGCGACAGGAAGTTATAGCAAGAATTGCTCAGCACTTGATTCACTGTGATCCATCTACTTCACTTGTTACTGGATGTCCATTCAGCATGCATGAAACCAGTTCAgttacttcaaaagttttttggaATACTTATGAAGATGAAAACTTGCTGAAAAAAGGCAAGGAAACATCCTCTGTTTCTACTGCTAACACAGATATTATGTTATCAGAagactgcagtgaagacaagacaaGAGCAATACCAGAGAACCCATTGGTTGATTCCCATGTTCCTATGAACCACTGTTCTCGTCAGTCCCTAGGAGAGACTAATCCCTTAATAGGTTCTTTACTTCTGGAACGACAGGAAGCTATAGCAAGGATTGCCCAACACTTGATTCACTGTGATCCAGCTACTTCACACATTACCGGGCATCCAGTCAATGTACATGAAAGCAGTtctatcacttcaaaagtttttctaaGTTCATATGAAGATGAAAACTTGTTGAAGAAAGGCAAGGAAACATCCTCTATTTCTTTCTCTAAGTCTGACGTTACCATAGAAGACAGCAGTAAAGTAAAGACCAGAACACCTGATACCCCTCTGACATCTTATAGACTTGATGGTGAATTGAAGGCTTCTCCAAAGCCCGAAGCAAGAAGAAAATTTATTCTAGCAAAATCCAGTGAAGTTGTCCAAAACACATTTCAGCAGACTCCAAATAAAACTACCAGTTCGTTTATTAGCATAAGTATATCATGTagcaaagaaaataaatctgAACTGCCAGGTAAACGGGAAGCAGTACTTTCTGGTTGTCCACATAAAGACCAAATGACCAAAAAAGACATTGGTAAACAGTGTTCATATTTCAACACCACTGATGAACAGATTTGCAAAAATAAACTTAAAGAAAGAACAATCACGAGTGAGAATAGTAATGGAGACTGTTTAATCAATCCACAGTTAGATAAATCCAAAATATTTGAAGGTACAAAAAAAGCGACACTAATGCAGGCATCTAATATTTTGCACAAAAGTGAGCTTAAGTGTTTAGATAAAGAttcaaaaaaaacaaatatatgtGAGCAAAATACCCAACTTGTTAGTattgaaaattatttaaataaagactATGACAGTTTCAAATGCAAAAATAAGCAAGATAAACTGAAAACTGCACATGATGAGAATGAAGACCCAACTGACTATGAATTTCAAAGCAATTCCCAGAAGAAATCTGTAGAAGACTATTTGGCTAGGTGTGAACGACTGAAGAATGCAGATGTGCTG AGAATGCCACCACTCAAGCATTCAAGTATATGGCGGAAAAACAATTTTCACTCTGTGGATGGGACTGTAACCAAGGCTTTCCATCCTCGAACTGGATTGCCTCTACTTTCAAGCCCT GTTCCTCAGAGAAAAACACAATCTGGGTGCTTTGATCTGGACTCATCTTTGCTGCGATTGAAATGTTTGTCTATAAGAAG TCCACAACAAGGTATAAACACAGACAGTGACCCAGAAGGCCATGGGAAACCATTTCTGAGTTCCAGTGCTCCACCCATAACAAGTCTTAGCCTTCTAGGAAACTTTGAG GAGTCTGTCTTGAACTATCGCTTAGATCCTCTAGGCATTGTTGATGGCTTCACTGCTGAGGTGGGAGCAAGTGGAGTCTTCTGCCCCACACACATGACTCTTCCAGTCGAAGTGTCATTCTACAGTGTTTCAGATGATAATGCACCCTCTCCCTATAtg GGTGTGATTACTTTAGAATCCCTTGGTAAAAGGGGTTATCGGGTACCTCCTTCAGGAACCATACAAGTG ACCTTATTTAACCCTAATAAAACTGTGGTGAAAATGTTTGTGGTGATCTATGACTTACGAGAGATGCCAGCCAATCATCAAACATTCCTACGGCAAAGGACTTTTTCTATTCCTGTGAGACGAGAAGTAAAGAGAAGTATCAATAAAGAAAACATTCGGCAGACTGAAGAAAGGCTACTACGCTACCTCATACATCTGAG GTTCCAGAGTTCCAAATCTGGAAAGATCTACCTCCACAGAGATGTAAGGCTCCTGTTCTCtcggaaatcaatggaagttgatAGTGGTGCTGCGTATGAACTCAAATCTTACACTGAGTCTCCAACAAACCCTCAGTTTTCACCAAGGTGTTAG